Proteins encoded together in one Entomobacter blattae window:
- a CDS encoding cbb3-type cytochrome c oxidase subunit I produces MMKHGYAPIAPTWLGRGSSYNLDANLGSAFLVFSVICAFLGGSLPLIFHESVGGAHSQGALESLIHFWHPMGLLYLGLTPALLQGFGLWLLPVLVRSQSMAFSALNRLSFGFMLGSGGAYFLGFFPYWAFDAIVVSLFLWSASVFCYALSVFITVLNMRPLGMTLSEIPVFVWAQWLASLVLGISIPVFVAAQSLVLWQTPSLSMGIDKFQVLMSHYTYPVMIFLLLPVLGISVHVVQTFCGVLKARGVILAAFLVLAFLGSFGWVNWVFHTGYLSTVHKDLFFAASGYVMLGATGAVIYAMALTLLWKKPVLHVPLLWVIGVMAMIVLAWPIFVLAGKQQQVHSVLAYSSVFAAFAGFYLWIGKIRGRNFSGLLAILHFSLTLTGVLVNFEDQLTCITNASAPFATQTPMLFANFCIGKLISDSAFGLSLLVFAFIVLQCIWGKKRITEKNYWVSPLPTGEWCVSTPFRGSLQEWDRK; encoded by the coding sequence ATGATGAAACACGGGTATGCCCCCATAGCTCCAACCTGGTTAGGAAGAGGCAGCTCTTATAACCTTGATGCCAATCTGGGGAGTGCCTTTTTGGTTTTTTCCGTGATCTGCGCCTTTCTGGGCGGCAGTCTTCCCCTCATCTTTCATGAGTCTGTGGGGGGTGCCCATTCCCAGGGCGCTCTAGAAAGCCTTATACATTTTTGGCATCCCATGGGGTTACTTTATCTTGGTCTGACGCCAGCCTTATTGCAGGGGTTTGGCTTATGGCTCTTGCCTGTATTGGTGCGCAGCCAGAGCATGGCGTTTTCAGCATTAAACCGGCTTTCTTTTGGTTTTATGCTCGGAAGTGGTGGCGCATATTTTCTCGGTTTTTTCCCCTACTGGGCGTTTGATGCCATAGTGGTCAGCCTGTTTCTTTGGTCAGCCTCGGTTTTTTGTTACGCTCTGTCGGTTTTTATCACAGTGTTGAATATGCGCCCCTTGGGGATGACCCTTTCTGAAATTCCGGTTTTTGTATGGGCGCAGTGGCTGGCCTCTCTCGTTTTAGGCATTTCAATCCCTGTCTTTGTGGCCGCCCAAAGCCTTGTGCTTTGGCAAACTCCTTCCCTAAGCATGGGGATAGATAAGTTTCAGGTGTTGATGAGCCATTATACCTATCCAGTTATGATTTTTCTGCTTTTGCCTGTGTTGGGCATCTCGGTGCATGTGGTGCAGACATTCTGCGGAGTTCTGAAAGCGCGGGGCGTTATTTTAGCGGCTTTTCTTGTCTTGGCCTTTTTGGGAAGCTTTGGGTGGGTCAACTGGGTTTTTCATACGGGTTATCTTTCTACAGTGCATAAGGACCTGTTCTTTGCAGCCTCTGGTTATGTCATGCTAGGGGCTACAGGTGCTGTCATTTACGCCATGGCCTTAACCTTGCTGTGGAAAAAACCTGTTTTGCATGTGCCCTTGCTATGGGTTATTGGCGTTATGGCGATGATTGTCCTCGCATGGCCCATTTTTGTTCTGGCGGGTAAACAACAACAGGTTCATTCTGTTTTGGCCTACTCCTCTGTTTTTGCAGCCTTTGCAGGGTTTTATTTATGGATTGGAAAAATCAGGGGAAGAAACTTTTCTGGTCTTTTAGCCATTTTACATTTCAGTCTCACCTTAACGGGCGTTTTGGTGAATTTTGAAGATCAGCTCACGTGTATTACCAACGCTTCTGCACCTTTTGCGACCCAAACTCCTATGCTCTTTGCAAATTTTTGTATTGGCAAGCTCATATCAGATAGCGCGTTTGGTTTGTCGCTACTGGTCTTTGCCTTCATTGTCTTGCAATGTATTTGGGGAAAGAAGAGGATAACAGAGAAAAACTATTGGGTTAGTCCTCTTCCTACTGGAGAATGGTGTGTCTCAACACCTTTTCGTGGGTCCCTACAGGAATGGGATAGGAAATAA
- a CDS encoding heme o synthase — protein sequence MVPPDNISVPVADSLPFRSRFSYERVGSEVRDWIALLKPRVISLVVFTGVIGIYLAPERPSTAICLISILCLCMASGAAGAINMWYDRDIDIKMRRTLTRPLPSGRLGVEDTLVYGCVLSVFSVLLMWVATNLWAAGLLAFSIFFYTVIYTSWLKRSTPQNIVIGGAAGAFPPLIGWVAACGQISWFPVILFAIIFLWTPPHFWSLSLYACKDYTRAGVPMLPVVRGQRYTRLSILAYTFLLLGVTLIPAFLGQAGTLYFFSALILGLGFIGHALRLVRDGKGPEGLSHTGDKPARKAFRYSLFYLFMLFVSLVGDHFWFLTLGLSKLF from the coding sequence ATGGTCCCTCCTGATAATATCTCGGTGCCGGTTGCAGACTCTCTTCCATTTCGTTCGCGTTTTTCCTATGAGCGGGTGGGGTCTGAGGTACGGGACTGGATTGCCTTGCTCAAGCCCCGGGTGATTTCACTTGTGGTCTTTACAGGGGTGATAGGGATTTACCTTGCTCCTGAACGGCCATCAACAGCCATTTGCCTCATTAGCATTCTGTGTCTTTGTATGGCCTCGGGGGCAGCAGGGGCGATCAATATGTGGTATGATCGAGATATTGATATAAAAATGCGGCGCACTCTAACCCGTCCCTTGCCCTCAGGCCGATTAGGGGTGGAAGATACCCTGGTTTATGGGTGTGTTCTCTCGGTTTTTTCTGTTCTGCTCATGTGGGTTGCTACTAACCTATGGGCTGCAGGGTTGCTGGCTTTTTCCATATTTTTTTATACGGTCATTTATACAAGCTGGCTTAAACGGAGCACCCCACAAAATATTGTTATTGGGGGGGCAGCAGGGGCATTCCCTCCTCTGATTGGCTGGGTCGCGGCTTGTGGGCAGATAAGTTGGTTTCCTGTTATTTTATTTGCCATTATCTTTTTATGGACTCCCCCCCATTTTTGGTCTCTGTCTTTATATGCTTGTAAAGACTATACCCGTGCTGGTGTGCCCATGTTGCCTGTGGTCAGGGGGCAAAGATATACCCGGTTGTCTATTTTAGCCTATACCTTTCTTTTATTGGGTGTAACCCTTATTCCTGCCTTTTTGGGGCAGGCGGGGACTCTTTATTTTTTCTCTGCCCTTATTCTGGGCCTTGGTTTTATAGGCCATGCCCTAAGGCTGGTGAGGGATGGAAAAGGGCCTGAAGGCCTCAGCCATACGGGGGATAAACCCGCGAGAAAGGCTTTTCGGTACTCATTATTTTATCTTTTTATGTTGTTTGTCAGCTTGGTGGGAGATCATTTCTGGTTTCTGACATTAGGCTTGTCAAAGCTCTTCTAA
- a CDS encoding Tim44 domain-containing protein — protein sequence MKKAFLHSPKIKASPLALALITGFAATAVLPLDDLMARAGRGGSVGSRGSRTYIAPPPTRTAPYTATPFTHTITPQTPNQMPNFSNRAVPPYAPQPVTRQPIYRSHPFATGFFGGLLGAGLFGLLSGHGLLNFHGVGSFLGIIFQLILLFFVIRWLYSKLFPPQKNTIPFSPTPEPKAEAILPAYSYASSNQNTPVNLTHDDYMSFQKALINIQTAWSQKNIAALQRFATPEMVSYFNQQLTDLSSRGLQNTVSDIRFEQGDLSEAWQENSMQYATVSMKYSMVDVTTDMTGRVVEGDPDQRVSVTEIWTFVRSQQNGYWLLSAIQQTRS from the coding sequence ATGAAGAAGGCCTTCCTCCATTCCCCCAAAATAAAGGCTTCTCCTCTAGCCCTGGCCCTGATAACAGGGTTTGCTGCCACTGCCGTTTTGCCCTTGGATGACCTTATGGCTCGTGCTGGGCGTGGTGGCTCAGTAGGAAGCAGAGGCTCACGAACCTATATCGCCCCACCCCCTACCCGTACGGCCCCCTATACGGCCACCCCTTTTACCCACACCATTACGCCGCAAACGCCTAACCAAATGCCCAATTTCTCCAATAGGGCCGTACCTCCTTATGCGCCGCAACCTGTCACACGCCAGCCCATTTATCGTTCTCATCCCTTCGCCACTGGTTTTTTTGGTGGGCTCTTAGGGGCGGGTCTCTTTGGCCTTCTCAGTGGCCATGGCTTATTGAATTTTCACGGTGTGGGCAGTTTTCTGGGAATTATTTTCCAGCTGATCCTCTTATTTTTTGTGATCCGCTGGCTCTATAGCAAGCTCTTCCCCCCTCAAAAAAATACCATTCCCTTTTCCCCCACCCCAGAACCCAAGGCAGAGGCTATCCTTCCTGCTTATTCTTATGCCTCTTCCAACCAGAATACCCCTGTGAACCTAACCCATGATGATTATATGAGCTTCCAGAAGGCCCTTATAAATATTCAAACCGCTTGGAGCCAAAAAAATATTGCAGCCCTGCAGCGCTTCGCGACCCCGGAAATGGTAAGCTATTTTAATCAACAACTGACAGACCTCAGCAGTCGAGGCTTACAAAATACTGTGTCCGATATCCGCTTCGAGCAAGGCGATCTTTCTGAGGCATGGCAGGAAAACAGTATGCAATATGCAACCGTTTCCATGAAATACTCCATGGTCGACGTGACCACCGATATGACTGGCCGCGTTGTCGAAGGAGACCCTGATCAGAGGGTTAGCGTAACGGAAATATGGACCTTTGTACGCTCCCAGCAAAATGGCTATTGGCTACTCAGTGCAATCCAGCAAACACGTTCATAA
- a CDS encoding TldD/PmbA family protein yields the protein MNTSLSLLADLLKTAQKEGADRADILFIQTQSVSYQIRNGKMEETESSEQNEIGLRVFLGKKSAIISTTELKPDEFPRLASQALAMAKVLPEDKFSDLLEASSPQRLSKNLELFDPTLPTNDNILAYITEMEEQALAQKGITNSNGSSAAYGKSHIILLTSNGFKGEYQHSSFSAGISVVAGQGPTMQRDYATHTTTFYRDLDTAKSLGLQAAQRALARLNPKKPRTANLPIVFDPRIAGSLLGHFASAIKGNAIARGTSFLKQALGRTIFPKEVTIMDDPTCKKGLRSRPFDAEGVKAAPLTLVEEGTLQHWLLDIRSANQLNLPTNGRASRSPSSPPTPTHTNLYFKNGSHSRTDLMADIKEGIYITEMMGSAINGLTGDYSRGASGFMIRNGQLAEPVAEFTIAGNLNDMFANIGLANDLEFRYGVNSPTLRVHSMTVAGA from the coding sequence ATGAATACTTCTCTATCTCTTTTGGCAGACCTCTTAAAAACAGCCCAGAAAGAAGGGGCTGACCGTGCTGATATCCTCTTTATCCAGACCCAGTCTGTCTCGTATCAGATCCGAAACGGAAAAATGGAAGAGACGGAGAGCTCCGAGCAAAATGAAATTGGCTTGCGGGTGTTTCTGGGTAAAAAATCAGCTATTATCTCTACAACTGAGCTCAAACCCGATGAATTCCCACGCCTGGCCAGCCAAGCCCTAGCCATGGCTAAAGTGTTACCAGAAGATAAGTTTTCTGACCTGCTTGAAGCGTCCTCACCGCAGCGCCTTTCTAAAAATCTTGAATTATTTGATCCGACCCTGCCAACGAATGACAATATCTTGGCCTATATCACCGAAATGGAAGAACAGGCCCTGGCCCAAAAAGGGATTACCAATAGCAATGGTTCATCAGCAGCTTATGGCAAAAGCCATATTATTTTGCTGACCAGTAACGGCTTTAAAGGGGAATATCAACATTCCTCCTTTTCAGCAGGCATTAGCGTTGTCGCAGGCCAAGGCCCGACCATGCAGCGGGACTATGCCACCCATACAACCACCTTTTATCGAGACCTTGATACCGCCAAGAGCCTTGGCCTTCAGGCTGCCCAAAGGGCCTTGGCCAGGCTCAACCCTAAAAAACCGCGCACAGCCAACTTGCCGATCGTGTTTGACCCACGCATTGCCGGCAGCCTGTTGGGCCATTTTGCCTCTGCCATTAAGGGAAATGCCATCGCCAGGGGTACGTCATTTTTAAAACAGGCCTTAGGAAGAACCATTTTTCCAAAGGAAGTAACCATTATGGATGACCCCACCTGCAAAAAAGGTCTTCGTTCGCGCCCGTTTGATGCAGAAGGGGTCAAAGCTGCCCCCCTCACCTTGGTAGAAGAGGGAACTTTACAGCACTGGCTGCTTGATATACGCAGTGCCAACCAGCTTAACCTGCCCACTAATGGGCGGGCCAGCCGTTCACCGTCCTCCCCGCCAACGCCTACCCATACCAACCTTTATTTTAAAAACGGCTCTCATAGCCGCACAGATCTTATGGCCGATATTAAAGAGGGGATCTACATTACAGAAATGATGGGCTCTGCCATTAACGGCCTTACGGGCGATTATAGCCGTGGGGCTTCTGGTTTTATGATCCGCAATGGGCAGCTGGCTGAACCTGTTGCTGAATTTACCATTGCAGGAAACCTCAACGATATGTTTGCCAATATAGGGCTCGCGAACGACCTTGAATTTCGGTACGGTGTAAACAGCCCCACATTACGCGTTCATTCCATGACGGTTGCCGGAGCTTGA
- a CDS encoding M16 family metallopeptidase: MSDSPIQITKLPSGLTVATEKMDRVESVSFGAYVAAGTRHETEAENGVSHFLEHMAFKGTQTLSAVDIAEKIEMVGGHINAYTAREQTAYYVKLLKEDLELGIDIIGDILTHSTFLPEEMERERGVILQEIGQANDTPDDIVFDHFQDTAFPNQPMGRPTLGTTHHVSTMSRETLINYMHNHYAADKVVITAAGNLSHENVVNWVEKHFKDLPPRSATQVEKALYKGGETRIFRELDQVHMVMGFPSVGYKDKDYYSQVLLSTILGGGMSSRLFQEIREKRGLVYSVYSFNMPFDEGGLFGIYAGTGPEQTQELVPVTVEELKKIQRHIQPHELERARAQLKSSLLMSLESTGSRCEQLARQLHIFGRPIPTQETVEKINAVSSEDICRMAHRIFSQPPTLASIGDIHNMPKLDHVAERLAA, from the coding sequence ATGTCAGACTCTCCCATCCAGATTACCAAACTCCCCTCCGGCCTGACTGTGGCTACAGAAAAAATGGACAGGGTAGAATCTGTCTCTTTCGGGGCTTATGTTGCGGCAGGGACCCGCCATGAAACCGAAGCAGAAAATGGAGTCTCTCACTTTTTAGAGCATATGGCCTTTAAGGGAACACAAACGCTTTCTGCAGTGGATATTGCTGAGAAAATTGAAATGGTAGGCGGCCACATTAATGCCTATACAGCCCGTGAGCAAACCGCCTATTATGTTAAACTGTTAAAAGAAGACTTGGAACTGGGCATTGATATTATTGGCGATATTTTAACCCACAGCACCTTTCTGCCTGAAGAAATGGAGCGGGAACGCGGGGTTATCCTGCAAGAGATTGGCCAGGCCAACGACACACCAGATGACATTGTGTTTGACCACTTCCAAGATACAGCCTTTCCCAACCAGCCAATGGGAAGGCCTACCTTGGGCACAACGCACCATGTAAGCACCATGTCACGCGAAACCCTTATAAATTACATGCATAACCACTATGCTGCCGATAAGGTAGTGATTACCGCTGCAGGCAATCTTTCCCATGAGAACGTGGTCAACTGGGTAGAAAAACACTTCAAAGATCTGCCTCCCCGTTCCGCCACTCAGGTTGAAAAAGCCCTTTATAAGGGGGGAGAAACCCGTATCTTCCGGGAGCTCGATCAGGTTCATATGGTTATGGGGTTTCCCTCTGTTGGCTATAAGGATAAGGATTATTATAGCCAGGTGCTGCTTTCCACCATTCTTGGTGGTGGTATGTCGTCGCGGCTCTTTCAGGAAATACGAGAAAAACGCGGGTTGGTCTATTCTGTTTATTCCTTCAATATGCCTTTTGATGAGGGCGGCCTTTTTGGCATTTATGCCGGAACTGGCCCTGAACAGACCCAGGAACTTGTGCCTGTTACAGTAGAAGAACTCAAAAAAATCCAGCGCCATATCCAACCTCATGAGCTTGAACGGGCCCGGGCTCAGTTAAAATCCTCTCTGTTAATGTCCTTGGAAAGCACAGGCAGTCGATGCGAGCAGCTTGCCCGACAACTCCATATTTTTGGCAGGCCTATCCCCACACAAGAAACTGTCGAAAAGATTAACGCGGTCAGTTCTGAAGATATTTGCCGCATGGCCCACCGCATTTTCAGCCAACCGCCAACCCTTGCCTCTATCGGCGATATCCATAACATGCCTAAGCTAGACCACGTTGCAGAAAGGTTGGCTGCATGA
- the thrC gene encoding threonine synthase has product MKYLSTRGEAPTLSFSSVLLTGLADDGGLYMPETWPKLKLRDWEELRSLSYPDLTALILSLFAGDDIDIKTLKKLCSTAYKRFNHKAIVPFQELTHGLFVQELFHGPTLAFKDLAMQILGQLFEYVLEKEDRTITIVGATSGDTGSAAIEALRGSKRITVVILHPSGRVSEVQRRQMTTVTDQNITNIAVEGTFDDCQDLVKAMFADQTFRNEVHLSAVNSINWARIAAQIPYYIYSALWLGAPHRAVSFAVPTGNFGNILAGWAAGKMGLPVDKFCIGSNKNDILTRFITANDMSIQEVQPSLSPSMDIQISSNFERLLFEYLNRDAEQCQTLMTTFRKNGTMAVPPPIWQAIGEKFTGLSLNDEETSQQIRKVYEQSHYLADPHSIIGIAAGQKFLQPGIPMICMATAHPAKFPDAMEKACSIRPKLPHHLASLMTKQEHSLTLPNNLAEIQSAIRNAINRNWG; this is encoded by the coding sequence ATGAAATACCTTTCCACCCGCGGAGAAGCCCCAACCCTCTCGTTTTCCTCTGTCTTGTTGACGGGGCTTGCAGATGATGGTGGCCTTTACATGCCAGAAACCTGGCCAAAACTTAAACTGCGCGACTGGGAAGAGCTTCGGAGCTTGAGCTATCCGGACTTAACGGCCCTTATCCTTTCCTTATTTGCAGGCGACGATATTGATATTAAAACCCTGAAAAAGCTCTGTTCAACCGCTTACAAGCGCTTTAACCACAAGGCCATTGTCCCTTTTCAGGAGCTCACCCATGGCCTGTTTGTTCAAGAGCTTTTTCATGGCCCCACCCTGGCTTTTAAAGACCTGGCCATGCAGATATTGGGACAACTTTTTGAGTATGTCCTTGAAAAAGAAGACCGCACCATTACCATTGTGGGCGCAACATCGGGTGATACGGGCTCAGCAGCCATAGAGGCCTTACGGGGAAGCAAACGGATTACAGTTGTTATCCTCCACCCTTCTGGGCGTGTTTCAGAGGTTCAGCGTCGGCAGATGACCACCGTCACTGACCAAAATATTACCAATATCGCCGTTGAGGGCACATTTGATGACTGCCAGGATCTTGTCAAAGCCATGTTTGCTGACCAGACCTTTCGCAACGAGGTGCATCTTTCAGCTGTAAATTCCATTAACTGGGCCAGAATTGCAGCCCAAATCCCCTATTATATCTATTCCGCCCTATGGCTGGGGGCTCCCCACAGGGCGGTCTCTTTTGCCGTACCAACGGGTAATTTTGGCAATATTCTCGCCGGTTGGGCAGCCGGGAAAATGGGGCTTCCTGTGGATAAATTCTGTATCGGTTCCAATAAAAACGATATTCTCACCCGCTTTATCACTGCCAACGATATGAGCATTCAAGAGGTTCAGCCCAGCCTTTCGCCGTCCATGGATATTCAGATTTCCTCAAACTTTGAACGCCTACTTTTTGAATATCTCAATCGGGATGCCGAACAGTGCCAAACCCTGATGACAACCTTCCGCAAAAATGGCACCATGGCGGTCCCCCCACCCATTTGGCAGGCGATCGGCGAAAAATTTACTGGCCTTTCCCTTAATGATGAGGAAACCAGCCAACAGATAAGAAAAGTCTATGAGCAAAGCCATTACCTGGCTGACCCTCACAGCATTATTGGCATTGCCGCTGGGCAAAAATTTCTCCAGCCAGGTATTCCCATGATTTGCATGGCTACAGCCCACCCCGCCAAATTCCCCGATGCCATGGAAAAAGCCTGCTCTATTCGTCCAAAACTTCCCCACCATTTGGCAAGCCTTATGACAAAGCAAGAACACTCCCTGACATTGCCTAACAACCTGGCCGAAATCCAATCCGCAATCCGCAATGCTATAAACAGGAATTGGGGTTAA
- a CDS encoding L-dopachrome tautomerase-related protein, with product MNCLKNLPKTSLPGQSLVKTLGLVKTLNLTKALSLVKILNLAETLSLSKILGLTKVLNLTKPLGLAKTLTGTVVLLTSFFLPWEAASSAPVDKTATPNAQPSSPLTLLTQKKAIAWDSVIPFKNNSFFLQVSHLFRKDSPFLILLSQNGDIKPYPNENWNQPLKPNEENTPQVYQHFLNLNGLYTKAGTSSLWVLDAGLPAPAIEKERAEKPSDSPSDPPPEGPSPEEKEANGKSSEEKGAERKIPEEKAPKNINSNNAGKSEGKPKGAKLIEINTLTDQVTRVIPIPVKALHKGSLLSQIRIADNKAYIADAGCPALLVVNLQDGETRRLLERHPSLTGMRALIVNNKAVQPLPPYRFLKNTNALELSPDETILYYLPGTGPLFLIRRAMIDDPKVTPIELSESMMLWYNVPSNGGMTIAPDGTLYFSDIANKSIIRLTPDRKLTTIATNAQLQWPGHLFVSGKIIYIPATTLDGYTLTHPAHEAKPFTSSLYALTVPLTNAATPILP from the coding sequence ATGAATTGTCTGAAGAATCTTCCAAAAACTTCTCTCCCTGGCCAAAGCCTTGTCAAAACCTTAGGACTTGTCAAAACCTTAAACCTTACCAAAGCCCTTAGTCTTGTAAAAATTCTGAATCTTGCCGAAACCTTGAGTCTTTCAAAAATTCTGGGTCTTACCAAAGTCCTCAATCTTACAAAACCCTTGGGTCTTGCTAAAACCCTTACCGGTACGGTTGTGCTGCTCACGTCCTTTTTTCTGCCTTGGGAAGCTGCCTCTTCTGCCCCTGTTGATAAGACCGCTACACCAAACGCACAGCCCTCCTCTCCCTTGACTTTACTCACCCAGAAAAAAGCCATCGCATGGGATAGCGTTATTCCATTTAAGAATAACAGTTTTTTCCTTCAGGTTTCCCATCTGTTTCGGAAGGACTCTCCCTTCCTTATTCTGCTTTCCCAAAATGGAGATATCAAGCCTTACCCCAATGAAAACTGGAACCAGCCCTTAAAACCCAATGAGGAAAATACCCCTCAGGTTTATCAGCACTTCCTAAACCTAAACGGATTATACACCAAAGCGGGAACATCATCCTTATGGGTGCTCGATGCGGGCCTACCTGCCCCTGCTATAGAAAAGGAACGAGCCGAGAAACCGTCCGACTCCCCTTCTGATCCCCCCCCGGAAGGGCCCTCTCCCGAGGAAAAAGAAGCAAATGGGAAAAGCTCTGAGGAAAAAGGGGCCGAAAGAAAAATTCCAGAAGAGAAGGCACCAAAAAATATCAACAGCAATAACGCCGGAAAATCCGAGGGGAAACCCAAAGGGGCCAAGCTGATTGAAATTAACACGCTGACCGACCAGGTAACACGTGTTATCCCTATCCCTGTAAAGGCCCTTCATAAAGGCAGCCTCTTAAGCCAGATTCGGATTGCCGACAACAAAGCCTATATTGCCGATGCCGGCTGCCCAGCCCTGCTTGTTGTCAACCTGCAAGATGGAGAAACGCGCCGCCTGCTGGAGCGTCATCCAAGCTTAACTGGCATGCGGGCTCTGATTGTTAACAACAAGGCTGTCCAGCCTTTGCCACCTTATCGGTTCTTAAAAAACACCAATGCCCTAGAGCTTAGCCCAGATGAAACCATCCTCTATTATCTACCCGGTACAGGCCCTCTCTTCTTAATTCGTCGCGCCATGATTGATGACCCCAAGGTTACCCCCATAGAACTGAGCGAAAGCATGATGTTGTGGTACAATGTGCCCTCAAATGGGGGGATGACAATTGCCCCTGATGGAACTCTCTATTTTTCCGACATTGCCAATAAAAGCATTATTCGCCTGACACCAGACAGAAAGTTGACCACCATTGCCACCAATGCCCAACTCCAATGGCCTGGCCATCTTTTTGTTTCCGGCAAGATTATTTATATTCCTGCCACCACTCTTGATGGCTATACCCTGACCCATCCCGCTCATGAAGCCAAACCCTTTACCAGCAGCCTGTATGCCCTAACCGTTCCACTCACCAACGCCGCCACCCCCATATTACCTTAG
- a CDS encoding tetratricopeptide repeat protein, translated as MQHNNVSRHSLLEQAEQALYDGNAELAEECFKEFARFFPQKGEGWCGLAWLALQAGQNEMAVALASRAVERDPQSAYYIVLGQALERVGHVQEAEAAFVLATTDDPQNAEAFFSYGLFLFAQGRVSEAEKMLRHAVNLAPQEKRYCQGLARFYLDTHQVAPALEIWEHAVKRFPEDVSLQQEYATLLGALGRTQEALEGLHRVVKLLPEDAAALSNLGAGLFAANLHEEARNVLERSLQIKPNSPEALSNLGLVFMAQGYLPEAGMMFERAAKLAPGDEKILLNYATLLTDMGQKPKATQIYTHILERFKETENPIAHQAQFNLSTITLSEGKMAQGWSGFDARRFLLGSAPQSVPLPEWDGSADETATILIIPEQGLGDFIQFLRYIPYASKRVRLIVEVPSALLGLVRSSTALKAQLWKSCQFIEQGSYRYGATARVNLLSLPYVLKRFSVPDFFPYLGNAKALGQEWDSGMGGYSASRVSRRSMRLRQRLRVGIVWAGSSTYRFDRRRSIAFEQFIPLLKEQNAVEWWSLQYGVGADFFAQHAPDVAIKPLQSRTMAQTAEIMTGLDLIISVDTALVHLAGAMGLPTWLLNRFGGDWRWSAPFWNADGSSVWYSSLRHFTQMTYQPPEKAWTELLKTLSNSLTERVGNF; from the coding sequence ATGCAACATAATAACGTTTCCCGACATTCTTTGTTAGAGCAGGCTGAACAAGCCCTTTATGATGGGAATGCCGAGCTGGCTGAAGAGTGTTTTAAGGAATTTGCCCGCTTTTTTCCGCAAAAGGGAGAAGGCTGGTGCGGTCTTGCCTGGCTTGCCTTACAAGCAGGCCAAAACGAAATGGCCGTAGCCCTGGCCTCTCGCGCAGTAGAGCGTGACCCACAATCTGCCTATTATATTGTGCTGGGCCAGGCTCTGGAACGCGTGGGCCATGTTCAGGAAGCGGAGGCCGCTTTTGTTCTGGCAACAACCGATGACCCCCAGAATGCCGAGGCTTTTTTTTCTTATGGTTTATTTCTCTTTGCTCAGGGCCGTGTGAGTGAGGCAGAAAAAATGTTACGCCATGCGGTTAACCTTGCCCCACAGGAAAAGCGCTACTGCCAGGGTTTGGCCCGTTTTTACCTTGATACCCATCAGGTTGCCCCCGCGTTGGAGATTTGGGAGCATGCCGTAAAACGTTTTCCGGAAGATGTTTCCCTCCAGCAGGAATATGCCACCTTGTTGGGGGCTTTAGGGCGCACTCAGGAAGCTCTGGAAGGGTTACACAGGGTGGTCAAATTGCTGCCAGAGGATGCCGCAGCCCTTTCCAACCTTGGGGCAGGCCTTTTTGCAGCCAATTTGCACGAGGAAGCGCGCAATGTTCTGGAACGGTCATTGCAGATTAAACCCAATTCACCAGAAGCTCTTTCCAATCTGGGTTTGGTTTTTATGGCCCAAGGGTATCTGCCTGAAGCAGGAATGATGTTTGAGAGAGCGGCTAAGCTGGCACCGGGTGATGAAAAGATCCTGCTGAATTATGCAACCCTGCTGACCGATATGGGGCAAAAGCCAAAGGCCACCCAGATTTATACCCATATTCTGGAGCGGTTTAAGGAGACAGAAAACCCCATTGCCCATCAGGCCCAATTTAATCTTTCCACCATTACTCTTTCTGAAGGGAAAATGGCGCAAGGCTGGTCTGGTTTTGATGCGCGCCGCTTCCTTCTAGGGAGTGCCCCCCAGAGTGTGCCCCTGCCCGAATGGGATGGCAGTGCTGATGAGACCGCAACCATATTGATTATCCCTGAGCAGGGACTTGGCGATTTTATTCAGTTTTTACGGTATATTCCCTATGCCAGTAAACGGGTAAGGCTGATTGTAGAAGTGCCATCGGCATTACTGGGCCTGGTTCGCTCTTCTACGGCCCTTAAGGCCCAGTTATGGAAATCGTGTCAGTTTATTGAGCAGGGAAGTTACCGCTATGGGGCTACAGCGCGGGTAAACTTATTGAGCTTGCCTTATGTGCTCAAACGGTTTTCCGTTCCCGATTTTTTCCCCTATCTTGGCAATGCTAAGGCCTTGGGGCAGGAATGGGACTCGGGCATGGGGGGCTATTCTGCCAGTAGGGTAAGCCGCCGCTCCATGCGGTTAAGGCAGCGCTTGCGGGTCGGTATTGTATGGGCAGGTAGTAGCACGTATCGATTTGATCGGCGACGTTCCATTGCTTTTGAGCAGTTTATTCCATTGCTGAAAGAGCAAAATGCTGTGGAGTGGTGGTCTTTACAATATGGAGTGGGCGCAGATTTTTTTGCTCAGCATGCTCCTGATGTGGCCATCAAACCCCTCCAGTCTCGGACCATGGCCCAAACAGCAGAAATCATGACCGGGCTGGATCTGATTATTTCTGTTGATACAGCCCTTGTACATCTGGCAGGGGCTATGGGCCTGCCAACATGGTTGCTTAATCGCTTTGGGGGAGATTGGCGGTGGTCGGCTCCATTCTGGAATGCAGATGGTAGTAGCGTATGGTATTCTTCTCTGAGGCACTTTACCCAGATGACTTACCAGCCTCCAGAAAAGGCGTGGACTGAGCTTTTAAAAACTCTTTCAAATTCTTTAACAGAAAGGGTTGGCAATTTTTAG